In Bacillota bacterium, one DNA window encodes the following:
- a CDS encoding Gfo/Idh/MocA family oxidoreductase translates to MSNRKLRVGLIGAGGIGRTHLSSYERVREAQIVAVTDINEEVARAAAQQVGAEVFRSVEQMLERSELDAVDICTPPVTHLDAALPAIEKGLHVLCEKPLAHHPDAARKMVQAADAKGVKLMTAFCHRFHPPIVALKRLIDAGELGEVVMFRNRFAGPFKGVEERWFSDKEVAGGGVLMDTSVHSIDLFRFLVGEVARVQAVTRQTNPAIGEVEDTAIALLSSSDKRMGVVEASWVLAAGFNVVEVYGTEGAAMVHYWDGFKSRYKTNKMDDWQLLEEVGPDRFVGEIQHFVDACLGRTELQVTGYDGLRAVEIVYEAYASQG, encoded by the coding sequence GTGAGTAACCGAAAACTTCGCGTTGGCTTGATAGGTGCGGGAGGTATCGGACGGACGCACCTCTCCAGTTACGAGCGCGTGCGGGAAGCGCAGATTGTGGCGGTCACCGACATCAATGAGGAAGTGGCACGCGCGGCGGCTCAGCAGGTAGGAGCAGAGGTATTCCGCAGTGTGGAGCAAATGCTGGAGCGGAGCGAACTGGACGCGGTGGACATCTGCACGCCTCCCGTCACCCATTTGGACGCGGCGTTGCCAGCGATAGAAAAGGGGTTGCATGTCCTGTGTGAGAAACCTCTGGCTCATCATCCCGACGCCGCACGAAAGATGGTACAGGCAGCGGACGCCAAAGGGGTCAAACTCATGACCGCTTTCTGCCACCGCTTCCATCCCCCAATAGTGGCTCTCAAGCGGCTGATTGATGCCGGCGAGCTGGGAGAAGTGGTGATGTTCCGCAACCGCTTTGCGGGCCCGTTCAAAGGGGTGGAAGAGCGATGGTTCTCGGACAAGGAGGTGGCTGGAGGCGGTGTGTTGATGGATACCAGTGTGCATAGCATTGACCTGTTCCGCTTCCTGGTGGGAGAAGTTGCCCGCGTGCAGGCAGTAACTCGTCAGACGAACCCCGCCATTGGCGAGGTCGAGGATACCGCTATCGCGCTGCTGTCCTCCAGCGATAAGCGGATGGGTGTGGTGGAAGCCAGCTGGGTGCTTGCTGCCGGGTTTAACGTGGTGGAGGTATACGGCACGGAAGGGGCAGCGATGGTGCACTACTGGGACGGTTTCAAGAGCCGCTACAAGACGAACAAGATGGACGACTGGCAACTGCTGGAAGAGGTTGGTCCCGACCGGTTCGTTGGGGAGATACAGCACTTCGTGGACGCCTGCCTGGGCAGAACCGAGCTGCAGGTCACCGGATACGATGGCTTGCGCGCGGTGGAAATCGTGTACGAAGCCTACGCTTCGCAGGGATAG
- a CDS encoding sensor domain-containing diguanylate cyclase encodes MRGLQRKQQVLWGVALTGLPVCWWLQPVQVVHPFPLPLLILLTVLTMAVPVGRLRTRRVRFGGAVVFFASLLYGAAVGGAMSLVAGWVAQRIVRDRQNTLLYASAVALSAMCSGLLFHPSSSLSAVTWQFLLRVLAAALLFGAVRVLLLWWGEGWRKVSVWSAARAEMFVDAVAFPTVMATLSIQSTWGWLSVVLFCVMGAIGLLSARAFIQAHLAQRQIRALRTMHQRLIAHLHPDHLMQDLGNELRRLLPFDRLTLWSYARQEAHLQNVGVYPQQSRDVFPAYLEASGTLGKALDHRKPMVLAHPLSERLPDLQEHFQGHLLLVPLCVHDYPWGLLVLEREPQREPFVRADYETIQVLVEHLTILLENLRLYRQTAELAVRDGLTGLLNHRRFHERLQEELSRSLRYHHPLTLLMIDVDYFKRYNDTYGHQQGDELLRKLAEILRQNIRQSDIAGRYGGEEFAVILPETDKESAVVLAQRLCEVVARTPFPGYPGGPPVRCTVSIGVASYPEDALTVSDLIAAADTALYRAKRFGKNRVVIAP; translated from the coding sequence GTGCGCGGTCTGCAACGGAAGCAACAGGTCTTATGGGGTGTAGCCCTCACGGGTCTGCCCGTGTGCTGGTGGCTGCAGCCCGTTCAGGTGGTGCACCCATTCCCCCTGCCTCTGCTAATCCTGCTCACGGTGCTGACGATGGCGGTGCCCGTAGGGCGGCTGAGGACTCGCAGGGTACGCTTCGGCGGTGCGGTGGTTTTCTTCGCGAGCTTGCTGTACGGCGCAGCCGTAGGCGGGGCGATGAGCCTCGTCGCGGGGTGGGTAGCACAGCGCATCGTGCGTGATCGCCAAAACACGTTGTTGTACGCCTCCGCGGTCGCACTCTCGGCGATGTGCAGCGGTCTCCTGTTTCATCCTTCCAGTAGCCTTTCGGCGGTAACATGGCAGTTCTTGTTGCGAGTACTGGCCGCGGCGCTGTTGTTTGGCGCGGTACGGGTGCTTTTGCTGTGGTGGGGTGAAGGCTGGCGAAAAGTGTCCGTCTGGTCTGCAGCACGCGCGGAGATGTTCGTGGATGCTGTGGCTTTCCCCACGGTGATGGCAACGTTATCCATACAGAGCACGTGGGGGTGGTTGTCCGTCGTGCTGTTCTGCGTGATGGGCGCTATAGGGTTGTTGTCCGCGCGGGCGTTTATTCAGGCGCATCTGGCGCAGCGACAAATCCGCGCCCTGCGAACCATGCACCAGCGACTGATAGCCCATTTGCACCCCGACCACCTGATGCAAGATCTGGGTAACGAACTGCGCCGTCTGTTGCCCTTTGACCGGCTGACACTGTGGAGCTACGCCCGTCAGGAGGCGCATCTGCAAAACGTTGGGGTCTACCCGCAGCAAAGTCGGGATGTGTTCCCTGCCTACCTCGAAGCGAGCGGGACGCTGGGCAAAGCGTTGGACCACCGAAAACCGATGGTGCTTGCGCATCCACTTTCCGAACGCCTGCCCGACCTGCAGGAGCATTTTCAGGGGCATTTGCTGCTTGTTCCGCTGTGCGTCCACGACTACCCCTGGGGGCTGCTTGTGCTGGAGCGTGAGCCACAGCGGGAACCTTTTGTACGCGCGGATTACGAGACCATACAGGTGCTGGTGGAGCATCTGACGATTTTACTGGAGAACTTGCGGTTATATCGGCAGACCGCAGAGCTCGCAGTACGCGACGGCTTGACGGGTTTATTGAACCACCGCCGGTTTCACGAGCGGCTTCAGGAGGAGCTGTCCCGCTCACTGCGCTATCACCATCCCTTGACCCTGTTGATGATTGACGTGGACTACTTCAAGCGCTACAACGACACCTATGGTCATCAGCAAGGGGACGAACTTCTGCGTAAGCTGGCAGAGATATTGCGGCAAAACATCCGTCAGAGCGACATCGCGGGCAGGTACGGTGGCGAGGAGTTCGCGGTGATTCTGCCGGAAACCGATAAAGAATCGGCTGTCGTGCTGGCTCAGAGGTTGTGCGAGGTGGTAGCGCGCACACCGTTTCCGGGGTATCCGGGCGGTCCGCCGGTGCGCTGCACCGTGAGCATCGGCGTGGCGAGTTATCCTGAGGATGCGCTCACCGTTTCCGACCTGATTGCTGCCGCAGATACCGCGCTCTACCGGGCGAAGCGATTTGGCAAGAACCGGGTGGTGATAGCGCCTTGA
- the argH gene encoding argininosuccinate lyase, with the protein MSKLWGGRFEKQTDEAVEVFTASIGVDARLWEVDIRGSIAHARMLSKTGVLTPEEADAIIAGLNALREDIAAGRIAFDPKAEDIHSEIERLLTERIGAVAGKLHTARSRNDQVATDTRLYLREGIDTLGEQIRHLQEWLLQTARNHLHTILPGLTHLQHAQPVSLAHHLMAYFWMFQRDRERLSDCRKRVNLLPLGSAALAGTSFPLDREMVAQELGFDGLCENSLDAVSDRDFVVEFLSCAALIMTHLSRLAEELILWSTPEFGFVELDDSVTTGSSIMPQKKNPDVAELIRGRTARTVADLTGALVMLKALPLSYNRDLQEDKGFLFDALDTVLSSVPLMQLMLTRAQFRTERMRQAVRGDFSNATDLADYLVRRGMPFRQAHEVVGRVVQYCLKQGLALEDLDVAQLRTFSDLFDEEAVQLLQPEAVMQARRSRGGTAPDAVQQQIELAEKVLGGEDIR; encoded by the coding sequence ATGAGCAAGCTGTGGGGAGGACGTTTCGAGAAGCAGACCGATGAGGCGGTGGAGGTATTCACCGCCTCTATCGGTGTCGATGCGCGGTTGTGGGAGGTGGATATTCGGGGCAGCATCGCGCATGCACGGATGCTGAGCAAAACCGGCGTGCTGACACCGGAGGAAGCGGACGCCATCATTGCCGGATTAAACGCGCTACGTGAGGACATCGCGGCAGGCAGGATAGCTTTTGACCCGAAGGCAGAAGACATTCACTCCGAGATCGAACGCCTGCTCACCGAGCGCATCGGCGCGGTGGCAGGCAAACTGCACACCGCCCGCAGCCGCAACGACCAGGTGGCAACCGACACCCGCCTCTACCTGCGCGAAGGCATAGACACTCTGGGTGAACAGATACGCCATCTGCAGGAATGGCTGCTGCAAACGGCACGGAACCACCTGCACACCATCCTGCCCGGCCTCACCCATCTGCAGCACGCGCAACCGGTGAGCCTTGCCCATCACCTGATGGCATACTTCTGGATGTTTCAGCGCGACCGCGAGCGGCTGAGCGACTGTCGCAAGCGGGTAAACCTCCTGCCGCTGGGCAGCGCAGCGCTGGCAGGCACCTCCTTTCCCCTTGACCGCGAGATGGTGGCGCAGGAGCTGGGCTTCGACGGGCTGTGCGAGAACAGTCTCGACGCCGTGTCCGACCGCGACTTCGTGGTGGAGTTCCTGTCGTGCGCCGCACTAATCATGACGCATCTGTCGCGTCTGGCAGAGGAGCTGATTCTGTGGAGCACGCCCGAGTTCGGCTTCGTGGAGCTGGACGATAGCGTCACCACCGGCAGCAGCATCATGCCGCAGAAGAAGAACCCCGACGTGGCGGAGCTGATCCGCGGGCGCACGGCACGCACGGTGGCGGATTTGACGGGCGCGCTGGTCATGCTGAAAGCGTTACCCCTGTCCTACAACCGCGACCTGCAGGAGGACAAAGGTTTCCTGTTCGATGCGCTGGATACGGTGCTTTCCAGTGTGCCCCTGATGCAATTGATGCTAACGAGGGCGCAGTTTCGCACCGAACGGATGCGTCAGGCGGTGCGCGGCGACTTCTCCAATGCCACCGACCTCGCCGACTATCTGGTGCGCAGGGGAATGCCGTTCCGACAGGCACATGAGGTGGTGGGGCGTGTGGTGCAGTATTGCCTGAAGCAAGGGTTGGCGCTGGAGGATTTGGACGTAGCACAGCTGCGCACCTTCAGCGACCTGTTCGACGAAGAGGCAGTGCAACTACTGCAACCCGAAGCGGTGATGCAGGCAAGACGATCGCGTGGAGGTACCGCCCCCGACGCGGTTCAGCAGCAAATCGAGCTGGCAGAGAAAGTTCTTGGAGGTGAGGACATCCGTTGA
- a CDS encoding sugar kinase gives MRVVTFGETMLRLSPPGYQRITQAERFEIAIAGTESNTAAVLAQLGVQTVWLSRLPDNPLGHLVAQRLRSLGVDVQHVSWDSDSRLGLYFVEPGVTPRPTRVYYDRKGSAMSRWRPGEWDWYDLLRGASLLHATGITPALSEGCREATWEALQVAREMNISVSFDLNYRSLLWSPDEARRVIESLLPLVDLLIVSPADARTVLAVDGEDMDIAVQIQRRYRVPVVATPLRDQQSATVGRRYSVVATAENVWRSEGCPFEVIDPIGSGDAYDAGLLYGYLQGDIELAMRCADALSALKHTVPGDVLFTSPDELQQLLQGIPRGIVR, from the coding sequence ATGCGTGTCGTTACCTTTGGAGAGACGATGCTTCGTTTATCTCCGCCCGGCTATCAACGCATTACTCAGGCGGAGCGGTTTGAAATCGCCATTGCCGGCACCGAGAGCAACACGGCAGCGGTGCTGGCGCAGCTGGGTGTACAAACCGTCTGGCTATCGCGCCTGCCCGATAACCCATTGGGGCACCTGGTTGCACAACGGCTGAGGTCGCTTGGGGTGGATGTGCAACACGTCTCGTGGGACAGCGATAGCCGATTGGGGCTGTACTTCGTGGAACCCGGCGTGACGCCGCGTCCTACCCGTGTGTATTACGACCGCAAAGGCTCGGCGATGAGCCGCTGGCGACCTGGAGAATGGGACTGGTACGACCTGCTTCGCGGTGCGAGCCTGCTTCACGCAACAGGTATCACGCCTGCACTGAGCGAAGGCTGCCGGGAAGCCACCTGGGAGGCGTTGCAAGTCGCCCGGGAGATGAACATATCCGTTTCATTTGACCTGAACTACCGGTCGCTGTTGTGGTCTCCCGACGAGGCGCGCCGGGTGATAGAATCGCTTCTCCCGCTGGTGGATTTGCTGATAGTTTCTCCCGCCGATGCACGCACGGTGCTCGCAGTAGACGGCGAGGATATGGACATCGCCGTCCAGATACAACGACGCTACAGGGTTCCGGTGGTTGCCACCCCGTTACGCGACCAGCAATCGGCAACAGTAGGACGGCGTTACAGCGTGGTGGCAACGGCAGAGAATGTATGGCGTTCAGAGGGATGTCCTTTCGAGGTGATAGACCCCATCGGCAGCGGCGACGCCTACGATGCGGGGCTGCTGTACGGTTATCTGCAGGGGGATATCGAACTGGCGATGCGCTGCGCTGATGCTCTCTCTGCGCTCAAGCACACGGTGCCCGGCGATGTACTGTTTACCTCGCCCGACGAGCTTCAGCAGTTATTACAGGGTATCCCACGAGGTATCGTACGGTAA
- a CDS encoding LacI family transcriptional regulator, translating into MKVTIKQIAECVGVSPSTVSRVLSGRGERLISEQTRQRVLRAAEELGYQPHLAARSLVTGRTGTVALWMYHLYTAFHAQVVHLVETALWRSGYEMLIRQVGHQSEPPRHGWGRVDGIIGFECVGALRFVQKHSRRRPVPVVSMGAYYLADVDHVGVDLYTGAVQAVQHLIEQGCHRVAYLVNAESRHPGDARRDAYDAVMQEAGLRREYIVSVDQSRAAAAASVAAHVEQFGLPDAIFCHNDEMALGAYRSLRLLGVRVPDEVALVGCDGIEDTEYLEVPLSTIRQPLEEMCQLACQFLQRRMAQPDIPLQSAVLLPQLVVRESSLRRR; encoded by the coding sequence ATGAAAGTCACCATCAAGCAGATAGCAGAATGTGTGGGGGTATCACCTTCCACGGTGTCGCGAGTGCTCAGCGGTAGAGGAGAACGCCTGATTTCGGAGCAGACGCGGCAGCGTGTGCTGCGCGCAGCGGAAGAACTGGGTTATCAGCCCCACCTGGCGGCGCGCTCGCTGGTTACAGGGCGCACCGGTACAGTAGCTCTGTGGATGTATCATCTGTATACTGCGTTCCACGCGCAAGTGGTGCATCTGGTGGAAACCGCCCTGTGGCGGTCGGGATACGAGATGCTGATTCGGCAGGTGGGTCACCAGAGCGAGCCACCCCGACATGGCTGGGGGCGCGTGGACGGGATTATCGGCTTCGAGTGCGTCGGGGCGCTGCGCTTTGTGCAGAAGCACTCCCGTCGTCGGCCGGTGCCGGTGGTCAGTATGGGTGCATACTATCTGGCGGATGTAGACCATGTGGGCGTAGACCTTTATACAGGAGCTGTACAGGCGGTGCAGCACCTGATCGAGCAGGGCTGTCATCGAGTCGCTTATTTGGTCAACGCTGAGTCGCGCCATCCAGGCGATGCACGTCGTGATGCTTACGATGCGGTGATGCAGGAGGCGGGCTTGCGGCGGGAGTACATCGTTAGCGTGGACCAGTCGCGTGCAGCCGCGGCGGCGTCAGTGGCAGCGCATGTGGAACAGTTCGGTCTTCCCGATGCTATCTTCTGCCACAACGACGAGATGGCTCTGGGCGCGTATCGCAGCTTGCGTTTACTGGGCGTGCGTGTTCCCGACGAGGTGGCTCTCGTCGGCTGTGACGGCATTGAGGATACCGAGTATCTGGAAGTCCCTCTCAGCACCATCCGGCAGCCGCTGGAGGAGATGTGTCAGCTGGCGTGCCAGTTCTTGCAGAGGCGCATGGCGCAGCCGGATATCCCTCTGCAGTCGGCGGTGTTGTTGCCGCAGCTGGTGGTGCGGGAGTCTTCCTTACGGAGGAGGTGA
- a CDS encoding NTP transferase domain-containing protein, giving the protein MRTNLAVVVTAGGRIARADFLSSSLPEASAAAEDYAGEGRHVLIKALLKTGRRALLEIVLDAVRATGLAERTVIVGSAELQHWLNPPHETLVPELSEAHENLIAGLEAVKEYPRALYLTSDLPFVTADAIKRFVDACPPDAQLCYAIARREAFDARFPDSPSTYARLRDGEFVAGCAMMVEPAALLARAEWIRQVAQRRKSLWRLALLAGWHVLWKYATRQLRVADVERRAEQLLGMRCRAVECDPELAYDIDTPQEYEYAWRFANDRAG; this is encoded by the coding sequence TTGAGGACGAATCTTGCGGTAGTCGTCACGGCAGGCGGGCGTATTGCCAGAGCGGATTTTCTCTCCAGCAGTCTACCCGAAGCCTCTGCCGCCGCGGAGGACTACGCCGGTGAAGGCAGGCATGTTCTCATCAAGGCTCTCCTCAAGACAGGAAGGCGCGCTCTGCTCGAAATCGTTTTGGATGCGGTGCGGGCGACTGGTCTGGCAGAACGGACGGTCATTGTCGGTAGTGCGGAACTGCAACACTGGTTGAATCCTCCGCATGAAACCCTCGTGCCCGAGCTCTCGGAAGCGCACGAAAACCTGATTGCCGGTTTGGAGGCGGTGAAGGAGTATCCCCGCGCGCTTTACCTCACGTCTGACCTGCCCTTTGTAACGGCTGATGCAATCAAACGTTTCGTGGATGCCTGTCCGCCCGATGCACAGCTCTGCTACGCGATAGCCCGGCGTGAAGCGTTCGACGCGCGTTTTCCCGACTCGCCCAGCACCTACGCCCGGTTGAGGGACGGTGAGTTTGTGGCGGGGTGTGCAATGATGGTGGAACCCGCTGCACTGCTGGCGCGTGCCGAATGGATACGGCAGGTCGCCCAACGGCGCAAGAGCCTCTGGCGGCTGGCTCTGCTGGCAGGTTGGCATGTTCTGTGGAAGTACGCTACCCGACAGCTGAGGGTGGCGGATGTGGAACGCCGTGCAGAACAACTTTTGGGGATGCGCTGTCGGGCGGTGGAGTGCGACCCGGAACTGGCTTACGATATAGACACCCCGCAGGAGTATGAGTACGCGTGGAGGTTCGCCAATGACAGAGCTGGCTAA
- a CDS encoding argininosuccinate synthase: MKKVVLVYSGGLDTSVCIPLMREEYGYDHVITVTVDVGQPEEDIREAESKARTLGTEHYTVPAREEFARDYCFAAVQANASYEGYPVSTSIARPLIAAKAVEVAKQVGATAFAHGCTGKGNDQFRIEFTLRALMPDAVIHAPIRERNLTRSWEIEYAKSRGVPITQSVEKIWSIDENLWGRSVEGGRLEEPDYAPPEEIYRWTRNPQDAPDAPREVKLEFENGVPVAIDGEPLSPAELIAKLNRIAGENGVGRIDIMEDRMLGLKVRENYECPAAVTILTAHQALEALALTREELRFKSLVDAEWAQLAYYGLWFDPFKEDLECFIRQTQKRVTGTVWLRLYKGSLQVIGRSSPWALYSEELASFDTTTFDQRESTGMVKIFGLQARMYHALKQKREGSGTP, from the coding sequence ATGAAGAAAGTGGTTCTAGTCTATTCCGGGGGGCTGGACACCTCGGTTTGTATTCCGCTGATGCGGGAAGAGTATGGGTATGACCACGTGATTACCGTTACGGTGGATGTGGGTCAGCCCGAGGAGGACATCCGCGAAGCGGAAAGCAAAGCGCGGACGTTGGGCACAGAGCATTACACCGTGCCTGCCAGAGAGGAGTTCGCCCGCGATTACTGCTTCGCGGCGGTGCAGGCAAACGCCAGTTACGAGGGCTACCCGGTCAGCACCTCGATTGCCCGCCCGCTGATTGCCGCCAAAGCGGTGGAAGTCGCAAAGCAGGTGGGTGCTACGGCGTTCGCGCACGGCTGCACGGGCAAGGGCAACGACCAGTTCCGTATCGAGTTCACTCTCCGTGCGCTCATGCCCGATGCGGTCATCCACGCACCCATCCGCGAACGCAACCTCACCCGCTCGTGGGAGATAGAATACGCCAAATCGCGCGGCGTGCCTATCACTCAGAGCGTGGAGAAAATCTGGAGCATCGACGAGAACCTGTGGGGACGCTCCGTCGAGGGCGGAAGGCTGGAGGAACCCGACTATGCCCCGCCCGAGGAGATTTACCGCTGGACACGCAACCCGCAGGACGCACCCGATGCGCCGCGCGAGGTGAAGCTGGAGTTTGAGAACGGCGTGCCCGTCGCCATCGACGGCGAACCGCTCTCCCCCGCGGAGCTGATTGCCAAACTGAATCGCATCGCGGGCGAGAACGGCGTGGGGCGTATCGACATCATGGAAGACCGGATGCTGGGGCTGAAGGTGCGTGAGAACTATGAATGCCCAGCCGCCGTCACCATTCTGACCGCGCATCAGGCGCTGGAAGCGCTGGCACTAACGCGCGAGGAGTTGCGGTTTAAATCGCTGGTAGACGCGGAGTGGGCGCAGCTGGCATACTATGGGCTGTGGTTTGACCCCTTCAAGGAGGATTTGGAGTGCTTCATCCGCCAGACGCAAAAACGGGTAACCGGCACCGTATGGCTGCGCCTGTACAAAGGCAGCCTGCAGGTCATCGGACGAAGCAGTCCGTGGGCGCTGTACTCGGAGGAGCTGGCGTCGTTCGACACCACCACCTTCGACCAGCGCGAAAGCACCGGTATGGTGAAGATTTTCGGCTTGCAGGCGCGGATGTACCACGCCCTGAAGCAGAAGCGAGAAGGCAGCGGCACACCATGA
- a CDS encoding peptidylprolyl isomerase, translating into MARRNDIPRYTAGREDEFLSLRSIREGFSKRLRAFSLALVFVFAAGLITYFSMGPTGDSAGGDPSRQSVATVNGEPIKRDQFEMMVSETSRERAMMSGDALASIGVRRQVFDEQVQQILIAQAAEKEGVRISDRDLDREIDKLVDQQVKQERERAAQGKEMTDQQFEMVIRSAMGKSVAEWREELKQNWEPRKPLLRQALLQQKLMEKVANVPNPSDEDLKRSFDLLTVRHILISTGKRTEEQARKRAEEILQKVRSGADFAKLAKEFSDDPGSKQNGGSLGDIPRSQIAMLFVPEFAKAVEALQPGQVSDLVKTEYGFHIIRLDGVKPNVPADFEKKKADYQRQYVETLRNAKWQQYLTQLRRTAKVEILDPEIQAYEVLDELGRKAGTPEYAAALDKAIAAFEKATQEMPSAEAMVVLGELYRAQSEMPGLAEPARQKARENAITAWQNALQRIESVQLRMRLAELYRKNKQTDLAIKQYEEVGKIAWDRPDIHAQLKSIYKQMGRQDLVQKEIEWEKKYQERMKAERVPPPSSAQPAPSRKP; encoded by the coding sequence ATGGCAAGACGTAATGATATTCCCAGATACACTGCTGGTCGCGAAGACGAGTTTCTCTCCTTGCGCAGTATCCGCGAGGGCTTCTCGAAAAGGCTGCGAGCGTTCTCCCTCGCGCTTGTGTTTGTCTTCGCGGCTGGGTTGATTACTTATTTTTCGATGGGACCAACCGGCGATTCGGCAGGAGGCGACCCTTCCCGTCAGTCGGTCGCGACCGTTAACGGCGAACCCATCAAGCGCGACCAGTTCGAAATGATGGTGAGTGAAACCTCGCGCGAGAGGGCGATGATGTCCGGGGATGCGCTGGCGTCCATCGGCGTGCGGCGACAGGTATTTGACGAGCAGGTTCAGCAGATACTCATCGCTCAGGCAGCCGAGAAAGAGGGGGTCCGAATCTCCGACAGGGACCTCGACCGTGAAATCGATAAACTGGTAGACCAGCAGGTGAAGCAGGAGCGCGAGCGCGCGGCTCAGGGCAAAGAGATGACCGACCAGCAGTTCGAGATGGTCATCCGCAGCGCGATGGGCAAGAGCGTCGCCGAGTGGCGCGAGGAACTGAAACAGAACTGGGAACCGCGCAAACCTCTCCTGCGTCAGGCTCTGCTGCAGCAGAAGCTGATGGAGAAGGTGGCAAATGTGCCCAACCCGTCGGATGAAGATCTCAAACGCAGCTTTGACCTGCTGACCGTAAGGCATATCCTGATAAGCACGGGCAAGCGCACCGAAGAACAGGCGCGCAAGCGTGCGGAAGAGATACTGCAGAAGGTGCGCTCTGGCGCGGACTTCGCTAAGCTCGCGAAGGAGTTCTCCGACGACCCCGGCAGCAAGCAAAACGGGGGTAGCCTCGGTGATATTCCGCGCTCGCAGATTGCCATGCTGTTTGTGCCCGAGTTTGCGAAAGCAGTAGAAGCATTGCAGCCGGGGCAGGTCAGTGACCTGGTGAAGACGGAGTACGGTTTTCACATTATCCGGCTCGATGGGGTGAAGCCCAACGTACCTGCCGATTTCGAAAAGAAAAAGGCGGACTACCAAAGGCAATATGTGGAGACCCTGCGCAATGCGAAGTGGCAGCAGTATCTGACACAGCTTCGTCGCACGGCGAAGGTGGAGATACTCGACCCCGAAATCCAAGCCTATGAGGTGCTAGATGAGCTGGGGCGCAAAGCAGGCACTCCGGAGTATGCGGCTGCGCTGGACAAGGCGATAGCTGCCTTCGAGAAGGCAACGCAGGAGATGCCCTCTGCCGAGGCGATGGTGGTACTGGGCGAACTGTACCGTGCGCAGTCCGAGATGCCGGGTCTGGCAGAGCCTGCTCGCCAAAAAGCGCGGGAGAACGCCATCACTGCCTGGCAGAATGCCCTGCAACGCATTGAGAGCGTGCAACTGCGCATGAGGCTGGCGGAGCTGTATCGCAAAAACAAACAGACCGACCTCGCCATCAAACAGTACGAGGAGGTCGGCAAGATTGCGTGGGACCGCCCCGATATCCATGCGCAGCTCAAGAGCATTTACAAGCAGATGGGCAGGCAGGACCTGGTGCAAAAGGAGATCGAGTGGGAGAAGAAGTATCAGGAGCGCATGAAGGCGGAGAGGGTACCCCCACCCTCTTCTGCCCAACCTGCTCCCTCGCGCAAACCCTGA
- a CDS encoding queuosine precursor transporter encodes MNRSYRYLDVITVSFVVVLLLSNIVAVKPVRILDFLRLDLDSGTLLFPISYIFGDVLVEVYGYARSRRVIWMGFGFNLLAALLFWVIVMLPPSPEWQMQEAFAMILGQTPRIVVGSLIAFWCGEFVNSYVMAKMKIWTGGRYLWTRTISSTMVGQAVDTVLFQTIAFAGVWDTGLLLRVIAWNYTAKVLYEALATPLTYAVVGFLKKAEQEDYYDYDTDFNPFALKA; translated from the coding sequence TTGAACCGCTCTTACCGATACCTGGATGTCATTACGGTGAGCTTCGTGGTGGTGCTGTTGCTGTCCAACATTGTGGCGGTGAAGCCCGTACGCATATTGGACTTCCTGCGCCTGGATTTGGACAGCGGCACGCTACTGTTCCCGATTTCCTACATCTTTGGCGATGTACTGGTAGAGGTGTATGGCTACGCTCGCTCCCGAAGGGTCATCTGGATGGGTTTCGGCTTTAACCTGCTGGCGGCATTGCTCTTCTGGGTAATCGTGATGCTGCCGCCATCGCCGGAATGGCAAATGCAGGAAGCCTTCGCCATGATACTGGGTCAGACGCCCCGTATTGTGGTGGGGAGTCTGATCGCTTTCTGGTGCGGCGAGTTTGTCAACTCCTACGTGATGGCGAAGATGAAGATATGGACTGGGGGACGGTACCTGTGGACGCGCACGATTAGCAGTACGATGGTGGGACAAGCCGTAGATACGGTACTGTTTCAGACGATAGCCTTCGCTGGTGTGTGGGACACGGGGCTGCTGCTGCGGGTGATCGCCTGGAACTACACGGCGAAAGTGCTGTATGAAGCGCTGGCTACACCACTCACCTACGCAGTGGTTGGGTTCCTGAAGAAGGCGGAGCAGGAAGATTACTACGACTACGACACCGATTTCAACCCGTTTGCATTGAAAGCGTAG